In the Oryzias latipes chromosome 9, ASM223467v1 genome, one interval contains:
- the LOC101172169 gene encoding coiled-coil domain-containing protein 158 isoform X4: MSSGDQGLDLAPDFSLSDFHPKEETRAKVGTQSASLGLGFNSLTLDELSEELDRRTKETRRLQEEVETETREALEKFGCTYRKCSPAQTVCHDDSSEASGSLSALQEPLTPPWNQEGPLKEGGSFRMDPVDERLQQFSDFNKFSVSLQVGKTSRSLSHREITNLQEKPHEAQMEKDLLSDLRLKDSRKNVDQMEQMLQMLEDVQSIKRSVSQKLQETEEEATALRRTVESLEQTLKEACQRLWEAPRGNRTHPRLKDALEEDGVSLEKQPESEEHRELNHQERIQELISGLGQEVATLSHRLSSTKDSSVRLSIKMEQLRKLAERQTSRHRHQTSELESALSCFREKVCFLEQRLSETRLELFGSQTERNRTPQSLKDLQARLGRLKTCCERQSLSVEGDARILKEQLEVIRKQICDVWEDETPAQILLEQRNQEAKQSEEVLQGKYRELHDVLQETQQHLSRQCQTLQAEREALRLELEGKEKTINDLKLQMEKSSKKTAEHSQTIERLQHKNSLFIKQLEQHKLEIQQLRRESDLAAAECESRRLQSQKIQEETQLQLQSLSKEKKELEELHSWKKDERAGVVLKLQSQLRNAREELEKLRHTLKTLEGADRQGLQAAFDMQEEVTSRREQANALQSRIQHLEEEVVTLQQEKLLQSLELRRQLQKVSVTEEERRQLEEELKTLRSKDQQLKGRISQLEAMLHKMLESFTSCQAFLQLREQDYFRLKLQHTLDLKELQSQSLHSALSKPPPDVDSATSPGNAAPPSTPQASNTQNKPYRQQEGCSCELRSPAGGVSENRRPPREQRGAGSSSCRRRSAPGRENATTHKQEVNFGSKVRRKTFSSDLHRLQTSELKQKKLDQNPVGSIPGKSSSFLLQLSLGRKSPVHSLLTSRPSS; this comes from the exons tGAGGAGCTTGACAGACGCACAAAGGAAACTCGGAGACTCCAGGAGGAGGTGGAAACAGAAACCAGGGAGGCCTTGGAGAAGTTCGGCTGCACTTACAGAAAATGCTCGCCTGCACAGACTGTCTGCCATG ACGACTCATCTGAAGCTTCAGGCAGTCTTTCAGCCCTTCAGGAGCCTCTGACTCCTCCTTGGAACCAGGAGGGGCCCCTCAAAGAAGGAGGCTCCTTCAGAATGGATCCAGTGGACGAGCGTCTTCAACAGTTTTCTGATTTCAACAAG ttttctgtttcacttcAAGTGGGAAAAACAAGCAGAAGTCTTTCTCACAGAGAAATCACGAACCTGCAGGAAAAGCCTCATGAAGCTCAGATGGAAAAGGATTTGCTGTCTGACCTCAG ATTGAAGGATTCCAGGAAAAACGTCGACCAAATGGAACAGATGCTCCAGATGCTGGAAGACGTTCAGAGCATCAAAAGATCTGTGAGCCAGAAGCTCCAGGAGACGGAAGAAGAGGCGACGGCTCTTCGCCGGACAGTTGAATCTCTGGAGCAAACGCTGAAGGAGGCGTGCCAGCGTCTGTGGGAGGCGCCGCGTGGAAACAGAACCCACCCCCGTCTAAAGGACGCTTTGGAGGAGGACGGGGTTTCA CTTGAAAAGCAACCAGAGAGTGAAGAACACAGAGAACTAAACCATCAAGAACG GATTCAAGAGCTGATTTCAGGCCTTGGCCAGGAGGTGGCGACGCTGAGCCACAGACTGAGCTCCACCAAGGACAGCAGCGTACGCCTGTCCATCAAGATGGAGCAGCTGAG GAAGCTGGCAGAGAGGCAGACGTCGCGGCACAGACATCAAACGAGTGAGCTGGAGTCGGCGCTGTCCTGCTTTAGAGAGAAG GTTTGTTTTCTGGAGCAGCGACTTTCCGAGACCCGACTTGAGCTGTTCGGCTCTCAGACGGAGAGGAATCGAACTCCACAGTCTCTGAAAGATCTGCAGGCCCGACTCGGACGGCTGAAG acttGCTGTGAGCGGCAGTCGCTTAGCGTTGAGGGGGATGCACGGATCTTAAAGGAGCAGCTGGAGGTCATCAGGAAGCAGATTTGCGACGTGTGGGAGGATGAAACTCCTGCGCAGATCCTATTGGAGCAGAGGAACCAGGAGGCCAAACAGTCCGAAGAGGTCCTGCAGGGGAAATACCGGGAACTTCACGATGTTCTGCAAGAAACCCAGCAG CATCTTTCCCGTCAGTGTCAGACTCTGCAGGCCGAGCGAGAAGCTCTGAGGCTGGAGCTGGAGGGCAAAGAGAAAACCATAAATGATCTGAAACTGCAGATGGAGAAGAGCTCCAAGAAGACGGCAGAGCACAGCCAGACTATTGAGAGGCTCCAGCACAAAAACAGCCTCTTCATCAAACAGCTGGAGCAGCACAAGCTGGAGATCCAGCAGCTCAGG AGGGAGTCAGACCTGGCAGCTGCGGAGTGTGAGAGCAGACGACTGCAGAGTCAGAAAATCCAGGAGGAAactcagctgcagctgcagagcctcAGCA AGGAGAAGAAGGAACTGGAAGAGCTCCACAGCTGGAAGAAGGATGAGCGTGCAGGCGTGGTGCTGAAGCTGCAGAGTCAGCTGAGGAACGCCCGAGAGGAGCTGGAAAAGCTCCGACACACCCTGAAGACTCTGGAAGGAGCCGATCGTCAAG GCCTGCAGGCGGCCTTCGACATGCAGGAAGAGGTCACCTCCAGGAGAGAGCAGGCCAACGCTCTGCAGAGTCGGATCCAACATCTGGAGGAGGAGGTTGTGACGCTGCAACAG GAGAAGCTCCTCCAGAGCCTGGAGCTCCGGCGTCAGCTCCAGAAGGTTTCTGTCACcgaggaggagaggaggcaaCTAGAAGAAGAGCTGAAGACCCTTCGGTCCAAAGACCAGCAGTTAAAGGGGAGAATCAGCCAACTGGAGGCGATGCTTCACAAG ATGTTAGAAAGCTTCACCAGCTGCCAAGCGTTCCTTCAGCTGAGGGAGCAGGACTATTTCCGTCTGAAGCTCCAACACACTCTGGACTTGAAG GAACTCCAAAGTCAGAGTTTGCACTCGGCTCTGTCCAAACCCCCACCTGATGTGGACTCGGCGACCTCGCCGGGGAACGCCGCTCCACCCTCCACCCCGCAGGCCTCCAACACCCAGAACAAG CCCTACAGGCAGCAGGAGGGTTGCAGCTGCGAGCTCAGATCCCCTGCAGGAGGAGTTTCAGAGAACCGCAGACCTCCCAGGGAGCAGAGAGGCGCTggcagcagctcctgcaggaggaggtctGCTCCCGGGCGGGAGAACGCCACGACGCA caaacaggaagtgaacttcGGCTCCAAAGTCAGGAGGAAGACGTTCAGCAG tgatCTTCATCGTCTGCAGACGTCGgagctgaaacagaaaaaactggATCAAA ATCCCGTTGGGTCCATCCCAGGGAAGTCcagcagcttcctgctccaGCTGTCTCTGGGCCGCAAGTCTCCCGTCCATTCTCTGCTGACCTCCAGGCCGAGCAGCTGA